The Calypte anna isolate BGI_N300 chromosome 2, bCalAnn1_v1.p, whole genome shotgun sequence genome includes a window with the following:
- the SLC4A2 gene encoding anion exchange protein 2 isoform X2, with product MTHSPVSSEIHHIVSSAFQSPEQEVPGAASAAFGPAAEEEEERDLNKALGVERFERILSQARPRGPEEPGRCYGEEDFEYHRQSSHHIHHPLSTHLPPDTRRKKAAGGPKKGKKRQRRASVPGETPTIEEAEEDEEEAGDTETERSAEELRQPEPPVQEDEVTERRAEEPIPPPAVPGDPPQPRGSAAPQETQAGSPDVEQGRPAEGASPTVSGSPGRPLPKGQPGHRSYNLHERRRIGSMTGAEQDRYQKVPTDESEAQTLASADLDYMKSHRFEDVPGVRRHLVRKSAKGQVVHVSKDHKEPSTRHRKQDRQPHEVFVELNELVLDKNQELQWKETARWIKFEEDVEEETDRWGKPHVASLSFRSLLELRKTLAHGAVLLDLDQKTLPGVAHQVVEQMVITDQIRAEDRANVLRALLLKHSHPSDEKDFSFPRNISAGSLGSLLAPHHGTNHVAEGSELAVTEPLIAGHTAELEARVEVERERDALTPPPPAGIIRSKSKHELKLLEKIPENAEATVVLVGCVAFLDQPTMAFVRLQEAVELDSVLEVPIPVRFLFVLLGPSSTHMDYHEIGRSISTLMSDKQFHEAAYLADDRQDLLTAINEFLDCSVVLPPSEVQGEELLRSVAHFQREMLKKREEQERRLLLEPKSPEEKALLKLKVVEGEEEEEDDDPLRRTGRPFGGLVRDARRRYPQYLSDFRDALNPQCIAAVIFIYFAALSPAITFGGLLGEKTQDLIGVSELIISTSLQGILFCLLGAQPLLVIGFSGPLLVFEEAFFTFCTSNELEYLVGRVWIGFWLILIVLVMVAFEGSFLVRFVSRFTQEIFAFLISLIFIYETFSKLAKIFQEHPLHGCLRANGSAEVEASMANSTSRANGTGSRGSSKVTGQPNTALLSLVLMAGTFFIAFFLRKFKNSRFFPGRIRRLIGDFGVPIAILVMVLVDYGIQDTYTQKLSVPSGFSVTAPEKRGWVINPLGEQSPFPVWMMVASGLPAILVFILIFMETQITTLIISKKERMLRKGSGFHLDLLLIVAMGGFFALFGLPWLAAATVRSVTHANALTVMSKAVAPGDKPKVQEVKEQRVTGLLVALLVGLSIVIGDLLRQIPLAVLFGIFLYMGVTSLNGIQFYERLQLLLMPPKHHPDVSYVKKVRTLRMHLFTGLQLGCLAVLWAVMSTVASLAFPFILILTVPLRMCLLSRLFTDREMKCLDAAEAEPILDEREGVDEYNEMPMPV from the exons ATGACCCACTCCCCGGTGTCCTCTGAGATCCACCACATCGTGTCCTCTGCCTTCCAGAGC CCCGAGCAGGAGGTGCCGGGTGCTGCCTCTGCGGCCTTCGGCCCGGcggcagaggaggaggaggagcgggACCTGAACAAGGCTCTGGGCGTGGAGCGGTTCGAGCGGATCCTGAGTCAGGCCCGGCCCCGCGGGCCCGAAGAGCCTGGGAGATGCTACGGAGAGGAGGACTTCGAGT ACCACCGCCAGTCCTCCCACCACATCCACCACCCCCTCTCCACTCACCTGCCCCCCGACACCCGCCGCAAGAAGGCTGCAGGGGGTCCCAAGAAGGGGAAGAAGCGGCAGCGCCGCGCCTCGGTCCCGGGCGAGACCCCCACCATCGAGGAGGCcgaagaggatgaggaggaagcgGGGGACACCGAGACCGAGCGCTCGGCCGAGGAGCTGCGGCAGCCTGAGCCCCCTGTGCAG GAGGATGAGGTGACCGAGCGCCGGGCCGAGGAGCCCATACcccccccagcagtgcctggagaccccccccagccccgggggTCCGCAGCCCCTCAGGAAACACAGGCTGGCAG CCCCGATGTGGAGCAGGGCCGTCCGGCGGAGGGGGCGTCCCCCACGGTATCAGGGTCTCCGGGACGCCCCCTCCCCAAGGGGCAGCCGGGGCACCGCAGCTACAACCTGCACGAGCGCCGCCGGATTGGGTCCATGACTGGGGCTGAGCAGGACCGGTACCAGAAGGTACCAACTGATGAGTCAGAGGCCCAGACCCTGGCATCGGCTGACCTGGACTACATGAAAA GTCACCGGTTCGAGGATGTCCCAGGGGTCCGTCGGCACCTGGTTCGGAAGAGTGCCAAGGGGCAGGTGGTCCATGTCAGCAAGGACCACAAGGAGCCCAGCACCCGGCACCGCAAGCAGGACAGGCAGCCACACGAG GTCTTTGTGGAGCTGAACGAGCTGGTGCTGGACAAgaaccaggagctgcagtggaAGGAGACGGCGCGATGGATCAAGTTTGAGGAGGACGTGGAGGAGGAGACCGACCGGTGGGGCAAGCCCCACGTGGCCTCCCTGTCCTTCCGCAGCCTCCTGGAGCTCCGCAAGACCCTGGCCCACG GGGCTGTGCTCCTCGACCTGGACCAGAAGACGCTGCCGGGGGTGGCCCATCAGGTGGTGGAGCAGATGGTGATCACCGACCAGATCCGGGCTGAGGACCGGGCCAACGTCCTGAGGGCACTGCTGCTCAAACACAG CCATCCCAGTGACGAGAAGGACTTCTCCTTCCCCCGCAACATCTCAGCTGGCAGCCTGGGCTCCCTCCTGGCCCCCCACCACGGTACCAACCACGTGGCTGAGGGCTCCGAGCTGGCTGTCACCGAGCCCCTCATCGCTGGCCACACCGCTGAGCTGGAGGCACGGGTGGAGGTGGAGCGGGAG AGGGATGCCCTGacccccccgccccccgccgGCATCATTCGCTCCAAGTCCAAGCATgagctgaagctgctggagaagatCCCAGAGAACGCCGAGGCCACTGTGGTGCTTGTGG GCTGTGTGGCATTCCTGGACCAGCCCACCATGGCCTTCGTGCGGCTGCAGGAAGCGGTGGAGCTGGACTCGGTGCTGGAGGTCCCCATCCCCGTGCGGTTCCTCTTTGTCCTGCTGgggcccagcagcacccacatgGACTACCATGAGATTGGGCGCTCCATCTCCACCCTCATGTCCGACAAG CAATTCCATGAAGCTGCCTACCTGGCGGATGACCGGCAGGACCTCCTGACAGCCATCAACGAGTTCCTGGACTGCAGCGTGGTCCTGCCGCCCTCCGAGGTGCAGGGCGAGGAGCTGCTGCGCAGCGTCGCCCACTTCCAGCGGGAGATGCTGAAGAAGCGCGAGGAGCAGGAGCGgcggctgctgctggagccGAAGTCCCCCGAGGAGAAAG CGCTGCTGAAGCTGAAGGTggtggaaggggaggaggaggaggaggacgacGATCCCCTGCGGCGCACGGGGCGGCCCTTCGGGGGGTTGGTGCGGGACGCGCGGCGGCGGTACCCGCAGTACCTGAGCGACTTCAGGGACGCCCTCAACCCCCAGTGCATCGCCGCCGTTATCTTCATCTACTTCGCTGCCCTCTCGCCCGCCATCACCTTCGGGGGGCTGCTGG GGGAGAAGACGCAGGACCTGATCGGGGTGTCGGAGCTGATCATCTCCACCTCGCTGCAGGGCATCCTCTTCTGCCTGCTGGGCGCCCAACCCCTCCTCGTCATCGGCTTCTCGGGACCCCTCCTTGTCTTCGAGGAGGCCTTCTTCACC TTCTGCACTTCCAACGAGCTGGAGTACCTGGTGGGGCGCGTCTGGATCGGCTTCTGGCTCATCCTCATTGTGCTGGTCATGGTGGCCTTCGAGGGCAGCTTCCTGGTGCGCTTTGTCTCCCGCTTCACCCAGGAGATCTTCGCCTTCCTCATCTCCCTCATCTTCATCTATGAGACCTTCTCCAAGCTGGCCAAG ATCTTCCAGGAGCATCCCCTGCATGGCTGCCTGCGGGCCAATGGCTCAGCTGAGGTGGAGGCCAGCATGGCCAACAGCACCAGCAGAGCCAACGGGACGGGCAGCCGTGGCAGCAGCAAGGTGACGGGGCAGCCCAACACGGCGCTGCTCTCGCTGGTGCTGATGGCCGGCACCTTCTTCATCGCCTTCTTCCTGCGCAAGTTCAAGAACAGCCGCTTCTTCCCGGGACGG atCCGTCGGCTGATCGGGGACTTCGGGGTGCCCATTGCCATCCTGGTGATGGTGCTGGTGGACTATGGCATCCAGGACACCTACACACAG AAGCTGAGCGTGCCCAGTGGGTTCTCAGTGACGGCCCCGGAGAAGCGGGGATGGGTGATCAACCCCCTGGGTGAGCAGAGCCCCTTCCCCGTCTGGATGATGGTGGCCAGCGGCCTGCCCGCCATCCTCGTCTTCATCCTCATCTTCATGGAGACACAGATCACCAC GCTGATCATCAGCAAGAAGGAGCGGATGCTGCGGAAGGGCTCGGGGTTCCACCTGGACCTGCTGCTGATCGTGGCCATGGGCGGCTTCTTCGCACTCTTCGGGCTGCCCTGGTTGGCGGCCGCCACCGTCCGCTCCGTCACCCACGCCAACGCCCTGACTGTCATGAGCAAGGCCGTGGCCCCTGGGGACAAGCCCAAGGTCCAGGAAGTGAAGGAGCAGCGGGTCACTGGGCTGCTGGTGGCCTTGCTGGTTG GGCTGTCCATCGTCATCGGGGACCTGCTGCGGCAGATCCCGCTGGCCGTGCTCTTCGGGATCTTCCTCTACATGGGGGTCACCTCCCTCAATGGCATCCAGTTCTATGAGcgcctgcagctgctgctgatgcCCCCCAAGCACCACCCTGACGTCTCCTATGTCAAAAAG GTGCGGACCCTACGGATGCACCTCTTCACcgggctgcagctgggctgcCTGGCCGTGCTCTGGGCCGTCATGTCCACCGTGGCCTCCCTGGCCTTCCccttcatcctcatcctcaccGTCCCTCTCCGCATGTGCCTGCTCAGCCGCCTCTTCACCGACCGAGAGATGAAGTGT TTGGATGCGGCTGAGGCCGAGCCCATCCTGGACGAGCGGGAAGGGGTGGATGAGTACAACGAGATGCCGATGCCGGTGTGA
- the SLC4A2 gene encoding anion exchange protein 2 isoform X1 → MTHSPVSSEIHHIVSSAFQSPEQEVPGAASAAFGPAAEEEEERDLNKALGVERFERILSQARPRGPEEPGRCYGEEDFEYHRQSSHHIHHPLSTHLPPDTRRKKAAGGPKKGKKRQRRASVPGETPTIEEAEEDEEEAGDTETERSAEELRQPEPPVQFFLQEDEVTERRAEEPIPPPAVPGDPPQPRGSAAPQETQAGSPDVEQGRPAEGASPTVSGSPGRPLPKGQPGHRSYNLHERRRIGSMTGAEQDRYQKVPTDESEAQTLASADLDYMKSHRFEDVPGVRRHLVRKSAKGQVVHVSKDHKEPSTRHRKQDRQPHEVFVELNELVLDKNQELQWKETARWIKFEEDVEEETDRWGKPHVASLSFRSLLELRKTLAHGAVLLDLDQKTLPGVAHQVVEQMVITDQIRAEDRANVLRALLLKHSHPSDEKDFSFPRNISAGSLGSLLAPHHGTNHVAEGSELAVTEPLIAGHTAELEARVEVERERDALTPPPPAGIIRSKSKHELKLLEKIPENAEATVVLVGCVAFLDQPTMAFVRLQEAVELDSVLEVPIPVRFLFVLLGPSSTHMDYHEIGRSISTLMSDKQFHEAAYLADDRQDLLTAINEFLDCSVVLPPSEVQGEELLRSVAHFQREMLKKREEQERRLLLEPKSPEEKALLKLKVVEGEEEEEDDDPLRRTGRPFGGLVRDARRRYPQYLSDFRDALNPQCIAAVIFIYFAALSPAITFGGLLGEKTQDLIGVSELIISTSLQGILFCLLGAQPLLVIGFSGPLLVFEEAFFTFCTSNELEYLVGRVWIGFWLILIVLVMVAFEGSFLVRFVSRFTQEIFAFLISLIFIYETFSKLAKIFQEHPLHGCLRANGSAEVEASMANSTSRANGTGSRGSSKVTGQPNTALLSLVLMAGTFFIAFFLRKFKNSRFFPGRIRRLIGDFGVPIAILVMVLVDYGIQDTYTQKLSVPSGFSVTAPEKRGWVINPLGEQSPFPVWMMVASGLPAILVFILIFMETQITTLIISKKERMLRKGSGFHLDLLLIVAMGGFFALFGLPWLAAATVRSVTHANALTVMSKAVAPGDKPKVQEVKEQRVTGLLVALLVGLSIVIGDLLRQIPLAVLFGIFLYMGVTSLNGIQFYERLQLLLMPPKHHPDVSYVKKVRTLRMHLFTGLQLGCLAVLWAVMSTVASLAFPFILILTVPLRMCLLSRLFTDREMKCLDAAEAEPILDEREGVDEYNEMPMPV, encoded by the exons ATGACCCACTCCCCGGTGTCCTCTGAGATCCACCACATCGTGTCCTCTGCCTTCCAGAGC CCCGAGCAGGAGGTGCCGGGTGCTGCCTCTGCGGCCTTCGGCCCGGcggcagaggaggaggaggagcgggACCTGAACAAGGCTCTGGGCGTGGAGCGGTTCGAGCGGATCCTGAGTCAGGCCCGGCCCCGCGGGCCCGAAGAGCCTGGGAGATGCTACGGAGAGGAGGACTTCGAGT ACCACCGCCAGTCCTCCCACCACATCCACCACCCCCTCTCCACTCACCTGCCCCCCGACACCCGCCGCAAGAAGGCTGCAGGGGGTCCCAAGAAGGGGAAGAAGCGGCAGCGCCGCGCCTCGGTCCCGGGCGAGACCCCCACCATCGAGGAGGCcgaagaggatgaggaggaagcgGGGGACACCGAGACCGAGCGCTCGGCCGAGGAGCTGCGGCAGCCTGAGCCCCCTGTGCAG TTCTTTCTGCAGGAGGATGAGGTGACCGAGCGCCGGGCCGAGGAGCCCATACcccccccagcagtgcctggagaccccccccagccccgggggTCCGCAGCCCCTCAGGAAACACAGGCTGGCAG CCCCGATGTGGAGCAGGGCCGTCCGGCGGAGGGGGCGTCCCCCACGGTATCAGGGTCTCCGGGACGCCCCCTCCCCAAGGGGCAGCCGGGGCACCGCAGCTACAACCTGCACGAGCGCCGCCGGATTGGGTCCATGACTGGGGCTGAGCAGGACCGGTACCAGAAGGTACCAACTGATGAGTCAGAGGCCCAGACCCTGGCATCGGCTGACCTGGACTACATGAAAA GTCACCGGTTCGAGGATGTCCCAGGGGTCCGTCGGCACCTGGTTCGGAAGAGTGCCAAGGGGCAGGTGGTCCATGTCAGCAAGGACCACAAGGAGCCCAGCACCCGGCACCGCAAGCAGGACAGGCAGCCACACGAG GTCTTTGTGGAGCTGAACGAGCTGGTGCTGGACAAgaaccaggagctgcagtggaAGGAGACGGCGCGATGGATCAAGTTTGAGGAGGACGTGGAGGAGGAGACCGACCGGTGGGGCAAGCCCCACGTGGCCTCCCTGTCCTTCCGCAGCCTCCTGGAGCTCCGCAAGACCCTGGCCCACG GGGCTGTGCTCCTCGACCTGGACCAGAAGACGCTGCCGGGGGTGGCCCATCAGGTGGTGGAGCAGATGGTGATCACCGACCAGATCCGGGCTGAGGACCGGGCCAACGTCCTGAGGGCACTGCTGCTCAAACACAG CCATCCCAGTGACGAGAAGGACTTCTCCTTCCCCCGCAACATCTCAGCTGGCAGCCTGGGCTCCCTCCTGGCCCCCCACCACGGTACCAACCACGTGGCTGAGGGCTCCGAGCTGGCTGTCACCGAGCCCCTCATCGCTGGCCACACCGCTGAGCTGGAGGCACGGGTGGAGGTGGAGCGGGAG AGGGATGCCCTGacccccccgccccccgccgGCATCATTCGCTCCAAGTCCAAGCATgagctgaagctgctggagaagatCCCAGAGAACGCCGAGGCCACTGTGGTGCTTGTGG GCTGTGTGGCATTCCTGGACCAGCCCACCATGGCCTTCGTGCGGCTGCAGGAAGCGGTGGAGCTGGACTCGGTGCTGGAGGTCCCCATCCCCGTGCGGTTCCTCTTTGTCCTGCTGgggcccagcagcacccacatgGACTACCATGAGATTGGGCGCTCCATCTCCACCCTCATGTCCGACAAG CAATTCCATGAAGCTGCCTACCTGGCGGATGACCGGCAGGACCTCCTGACAGCCATCAACGAGTTCCTGGACTGCAGCGTGGTCCTGCCGCCCTCCGAGGTGCAGGGCGAGGAGCTGCTGCGCAGCGTCGCCCACTTCCAGCGGGAGATGCTGAAGAAGCGCGAGGAGCAGGAGCGgcggctgctgctggagccGAAGTCCCCCGAGGAGAAAG CGCTGCTGAAGCTGAAGGTggtggaaggggaggaggaggaggaggacgacGATCCCCTGCGGCGCACGGGGCGGCCCTTCGGGGGGTTGGTGCGGGACGCGCGGCGGCGGTACCCGCAGTACCTGAGCGACTTCAGGGACGCCCTCAACCCCCAGTGCATCGCCGCCGTTATCTTCATCTACTTCGCTGCCCTCTCGCCCGCCATCACCTTCGGGGGGCTGCTGG GGGAGAAGACGCAGGACCTGATCGGGGTGTCGGAGCTGATCATCTCCACCTCGCTGCAGGGCATCCTCTTCTGCCTGCTGGGCGCCCAACCCCTCCTCGTCATCGGCTTCTCGGGACCCCTCCTTGTCTTCGAGGAGGCCTTCTTCACC TTCTGCACTTCCAACGAGCTGGAGTACCTGGTGGGGCGCGTCTGGATCGGCTTCTGGCTCATCCTCATTGTGCTGGTCATGGTGGCCTTCGAGGGCAGCTTCCTGGTGCGCTTTGTCTCCCGCTTCACCCAGGAGATCTTCGCCTTCCTCATCTCCCTCATCTTCATCTATGAGACCTTCTCCAAGCTGGCCAAG ATCTTCCAGGAGCATCCCCTGCATGGCTGCCTGCGGGCCAATGGCTCAGCTGAGGTGGAGGCCAGCATGGCCAACAGCACCAGCAGAGCCAACGGGACGGGCAGCCGTGGCAGCAGCAAGGTGACGGGGCAGCCCAACACGGCGCTGCTCTCGCTGGTGCTGATGGCCGGCACCTTCTTCATCGCCTTCTTCCTGCGCAAGTTCAAGAACAGCCGCTTCTTCCCGGGACGG atCCGTCGGCTGATCGGGGACTTCGGGGTGCCCATTGCCATCCTGGTGATGGTGCTGGTGGACTATGGCATCCAGGACACCTACACACAG AAGCTGAGCGTGCCCAGTGGGTTCTCAGTGACGGCCCCGGAGAAGCGGGGATGGGTGATCAACCCCCTGGGTGAGCAGAGCCCCTTCCCCGTCTGGATGATGGTGGCCAGCGGCCTGCCCGCCATCCTCGTCTTCATCCTCATCTTCATGGAGACACAGATCACCAC GCTGATCATCAGCAAGAAGGAGCGGATGCTGCGGAAGGGCTCGGGGTTCCACCTGGACCTGCTGCTGATCGTGGCCATGGGCGGCTTCTTCGCACTCTTCGGGCTGCCCTGGTTGGCGGCCGCCACCGTCCGCTCCGTCACCCACGCCAACGCCCTGACTGTCATGAGCAAGGCCGTGGCCCCTGGGGACAAGCCCAAGGTCCAGGAAGTGAAGGAGCAGCGGGTCACTGGGCTGCTGGTGGCCTTGCTGGTTG GGCTGTCCATCGTCATCGGGGACCTGCTGCGGCAGATCCCGCTGGCCGTGCTCTTCGGGATCTTCCTCTACATGGGGGTCACCTCCCTCAATGGCATCCAGTTCTATGAGcgcctgcagctgctgctgatgcCCCCCAAGCACCACCCTGACGTCTCCTATGTCAAAAAG GTGCGGACCCTACGGATGCACCTCTTCACcgggctgcagctgggctgcCTGGCCGTGCTCTGGGCCGTCATGTCCACCGTGGCCTCCCTGGCCTTCCccttcatcctcatcctcaccGTCCCTCTCCGCATGTGCCTGCTCAGCCGCCTCTTCACCGACCGAGAGATGAAGTGT TTGGATGCGGCTGAGGCCGAGCCCATCCTGGACGAGCGGGAAGGGGTGGATGAGTACAACGAGATGCCGATGCCGGTGTGA
- the SLC4A2 gene encoding anion exchange protein 2 isoform X3 → MWSRALPKGQPGHRSYNLHERRRIGSMTGAEQDRYQKVPTDESEAQTLASADLDYMKSHRFEDVPGVRRHLVRKSAKGQVVHVSKDHKEPSTRHRKQDRQPHEVFVELNELVLDKNQELQWKETARWIKFEEDVEEETDRWGKPHVASLSFRSLLELRKTLAHGAVLLDLDQKTLPGVAHQVVEQMVITDQIRAEDRANVLRALLLKHSHPSDEKDFSFPRNISAGSLGSLLAPHHGTNHVAEGSELAVTEPLIAGHTAELEARVEVERERDALTPPPPAGIIRSKSKHELKLLEKIPENAEATVVLVGCVAFLDQPTMAFVRLQEAVELDSVLEVPIPVRFLFVLLGPSSTHMDYHEIGRSISTLMSDKQFHEAAYLADDRQDLLTAINEFLDCSVVLPPSEVQGEELLRSVAHFQREMLKKREEQERRLLLEPKSPEEKALLKLKVVEGEEEEEDDDPLRRTGRPFGGLVRDARRRYPQYLSDFRDALNPQCIAAVIFIYFAALSPAITFGGLLGEKTQDLIGVSELIISTSLQGILFCLLGAQPLLVIGFSGPLLVFEEAFFTFCTSNELEYLVGRVWIGFWLILIVLVMVAFEGSFLVRFVSRFTQEIFAFLISLIFIYETFSKLAKIFQEHPLHGCLRANGSAEVEASMANSTSRANGTGSRGSSKVTGQPNTALLSLVLMAGTFFIAFFLRKFKNSRFFPGRIRRLIGDFGVPIAILVMVLVDYGIQDTYTQKLSVPSGFSVTAPEKRGWVINPLGEQSPFPVWMMVASGLPAILVFILIFMETQITTLIISKKERMLRKGSGFHLDLLLIVAMGGFFALFGLPWLAAATVRSVTHANALTVMSKAVAPGDKPKVQEVKEQRVTGLLVALLVGLSIVIGDLLRQIPLAVLFGIFLYMGVTSLNGIQFYERLQLLLMPPKHHPDVSYVKKVRTLRMHLFTGLQLGCLAVLWAVMSTVASLAFPFILILTVPLRMCLLSRLFTDREMKCLDAAEAEPILDEREGVDEYNEMPMPV, encoded by the exons ATGTGGAGCAGGG CCCTCCCCAAGGGGCAGCCGGGGCACCGCAGCTACAACCTGCACGAGCGCCGCCGGATTGGGTCCATGACTGGGGCTGAGCAGGACCGGTACCAGAAGGTACCAACTGATGAGTCAGAGGCCCAGACCCTGGCATCGGCTGACCTGGACTACATGAAAA GTCACCGGTTCGAGGATGTCCCAGGGGTCCGTCGGCACCTGGTTCGGAAGAGTGCCAAGGGGCAGGTGGTCCATGTCAGCAAGGACCACAAGGAGCCCAGCACCCGGCACCGCAAGCAGGACAGGCAGCCACACGAG GTCTTTGTGGAGCTGAACGAGCTGGTGCTGGACAAgaaccaggagctgcagtggaAGGAGACGGCGCGATGGATCAAGTTTGAGGAGGACGTGGAGGAGGAGACCGACCGGTGGGGCAAGCCCCACGTGGCCTCCCTGTCCTTCCGCAGCCTCCTGGAGCTCCGCAAGACCCTGGCCCACG GGGCTGTGCTCCTCGACCTGGACCAGAAGACGCTGCCGGGGGTGGCCCATCAGGTGGTGGAGCAGATGGTGATCACCGACCAGATCCGGGCTGAGGACCGGGCCAACGTCCTGAGGGCACTGCTGCTCAAACACAG CCATCCCAGTGACGAGAAGGACTTCTCCTTCCCCCGCAACATCTCAGCTGGCAGCCTGGGCTCCCTCCTGGCCCCCCACCACGGTACCAACCACGTGGCTGAGGGCTCCGAGCTGGCTGTCACCGAGCCCCTCATCGCTGGCCACACCGCTGAGCTGGAGGCACGGGTGGAGGTGGAGCGGGAG AGGGATGCCCTGacccccccgccccccgccgGCATCATTCGCTCCAAGTCCAAGCATgagctgaagctgctggagaagatCCCAGAGAACGCCGAGGCCACTGTGGTGCTTGTGG GCTGTGTGGCATTCCTGGACCAGCCCACCATGGCCTTCGTGCGGCTGCAGGAAGCGGTGGAGCTGGACTCGGTGCTGGAGGTCCCCATCCCCGTGCGGTTCCTCTTTGTCCTGCTGgggcccagcagcacccacatgGACTACCATGAGATTGGGCGCTCCATCTCCACCCTCATGTCCGACAAG CAATTCCATGAAGCTGCCTACCTGGCGGATGACCGGCAGGACCTCCTGACAGCCATCAACGAGTTCCTGGACTGCAGCGTGGTCCTGCCGCCCTCCGAGGTGCAGGGCGAGGAGCTGCTGCGCAGCGTCGCCCACTTCCAGCGGGAGATGCTGAAGAAGCGCGAGGAGCAGGAGCGgcggctgctgctggagccGAAGTCCCCCGAGGAGAAAG CGCTGCTGAAGCTGAAGGTggtggaaggggaggaggaggaggaggacgacGATCCCCTGCGGCGCACGGGGCGGCCCTTCGGGGGGTTGGTGCGGGACGCGCGGCGGCGGTACCCGCAGTACCTGAGCGACTTCAGGGACGCCCTCAACCCCCAGTGCATCGCCGCCGTTATCTTCATCTACTTCGCTGCCCTCTCGCCCGCCATCACCTTCGGGGGGCTGCTGG GGGAGAAGACGCAGGACCTGATCGGGGTGTCGGAGCTGATCATCTCCACCTCGCTGCAGGGCATCCTCTTCTGCCTGCTGGGCGCCCAACCCCTCCTCGTCATCGGCTTCTCGGGACCCCTCCTTGTCTTCGAGGAGGCCTTCTTCACC TTCTGCACTTCCAACGAGCTGGAGTACCTGGTGGGGCGCGTCTGGATCGGCTTCTGGCTCATCCTCATTGTGCTGGTCATGGTGGCCTTCGAGGGCAGCTTCCTGGTGCGCTTTGTCTCCCGCTTCACCCAGGAGATCTTCGCCTTCCTCATCTCCCTCATCTTCATCTATGAGACCTTCTCCAAGCTGGCCAAG ATCTTCCAGGAGCATCCCCTGCATGGCTGCCTGCGGGCCAATGGCTCAGCTGAGGTGGAGGCCAGCATGGCCAACAGCACCAGCAGAGCCAACGGGACGGGCAGCCGTGGCAGCAGCAAGGTGACGGGGCAGCCCAACACGGCGCTGCTCTCGCTGGTGCTGATGGCCGGCACCTTCTTCATCGCCTTCTTCCTGCGCAAGTTCAAGAACAGCCGCTTCTTCCCGGGACGG atCCGTCGGCTGATCGGGGACTTCGGGGTGCCCATTGCCATCCTGGTGATGGTGCTGGTGGACTATGGCATCCAGGACACCTACACACAG AAGCTGAGCGTGCCCAGTGGGTTCTCAGTGACGGCCCCGGAGAAGCGGGGATGGGTGATCAACCCCCTGGGTGAGCAGAGCCCCTTCCCCGTCTGGATGATGGTGGCCAGCGGCCTGCCCGCCATCCTCGTCTTCATCCTCATCTTCATGGAGACACAGATCACCAC GCTGATCATCAGCAAGAAGGAGCGGATGCTGCGGAAGGGCTCGGGGTTCCACCTGGACCTGCTGCTGATCGTGGCCATGGGCGGCTTCTTCGCACTCTTCGGGCTGCCCTGGTTGGCGGCCGCCACCGTCCGCTCCGTCACCCACGCCAACGCCCTGACTGTCATGAGCAAGGCCGTGGCCCCTGGGGACAAGCCCAAGGTCCAGGAAGTGAAGGAGCAGCGGGTCACTGGGCTGCTGGTGGCCTTGCTGGTTG GGCTGTCCATCGTCATCGGGGACCTGCTGCGGCAGATCCCGCTGGCCGTGCTCTTCGGGATCTTCCTCTACATGGGGGTCACCTCCCTCAATGGCATCCAGTTCTATGAGcgcctgcagctgctgctgatgcCCCCCAAGCACCACCCTGACGTCTCCTATGTCAAAAAG GTGCGGACCCTACGGATGCACCTCTTCACcgggctgcagctgggctgcCTGGCCGTGCTCTGGGCCGTCATGTCCACCGTGGCCTCCCTGGCCTTCCccttcatcctcatcctcaccGTCCCTCTCCGCATGTGCCTGCTCAGCCGCCTCTTCACCGACCGAGAGATGAAGTGT TTGGATGCGGCTGAGGCCGAGCCCATCCTGGACGAGCGGGAAGGGGTGGATGAGTACAACGAGATGCCGATGCCGGTGTGA